The genomic segment GCCAGAATTGTTGAAGAGTTCCTAACACACAACAGAGCCaaagaaaacattacttttttttttcacccattcaGGAATCTACTTGAACATGGATCATCATGTGTTGGACTTAATGCTGCTCTCTGTGGCCTAATAGCAAACAGTCTTTTTCGGCGCGTCCTAAATGTAACACAGGCTCGTATATCTGCTGGTTTACCAATGGCAGCGATCCCATTTTTGACAGCAGAAGTGTCTTATAAGGGTTTTGTAAGTTTACCACTGAATACaggtaaattttatttcactatCACCAAAGTTTGCTTTGGTATATATTGTTTGCACtctgcattaatttttaaaatggcagtTCATATTAGCATGGTCTACCAAACAAGTGCTCGTACACACCAGTTAAACGTTCTTTTGTCTAACTTACCTTTCCCACggtgcttaaaataaaaaatatttagaaactcaattaaaaacaaatgctgccttagtttttttttaaaaatttagagaatttcttaaaaggaaaacatgtttttatgGGAATAAAACTTTTATATAGTAATTCTCTCAAAGCACTTAATATACATACAAGAATTATCAAATATATGGAGAGTTGATTTCCTTTTGACAATTTACCATGTGCCGAGTGTTTTGAGTACAGTTCATCATGAGTAAGTTTTTGATtaatgatttgaaataaaagtattactataagtggtggtggggagggaggcagtccATTTAAATTCTCTTCTACTAAGTGCTGCTCTAAATTTGTTTACATTATATGAGTATTTTGCTTGAATCCCTATAATCAGTGTGGAAAAACTTTTGATCCAAGGATACATACTGCCCAATGAATTAAACTTACTGAGGAAAACATAAGAGATACTAATTTGGAAGTGAACAAAGAATTTCATAAAAGTCACACTATATAATGTAAAACTATGATGAAGTATTACAAAATTTTCCACGGGTTAAAAAAGTTTCTATCTTGAGATGAGTGGAACACCACCAACTGAGATTATATTCATTCAAGTTCAGAATAAGACAATCTTTTCAAAGATGGTTATTAATCAGTTACTCCTAATTATTTTACGTTATCTGTACACATAATTACACCTTTTAACATGCCTTGCAGAATTGCATTTGCTGTATTACTGCCTGAAAACAGGCTCTGTGATATGTAAGGAGACTTACATCTTTAAATTTTGACTGCCATGACCTTCATTTCCAGAACTAATTTATTTCCTAGGTGATCTGAATTGTGAAACCTGCACCATAACACGAGGTGGACTGGTGGGACTTGTTTTTGGTGGTCTGTACCCTGTTTTTTTGGCTATACCTGTGAATGGCGGCCTAGCTGCCAGGTAggattctttgttttctcataatCATTGAAAAATTATAGTAATATATAAATGATTACTTAGAAAATGTACAACTTAAAACACCAAAAACATTTTCTCAGGCAATGTTACCTTTTGATTTGGAAGAATTaagacttgtttttttcttctgagtaaTCAGCTATTCTCAATAATTTGCTAACAGTTCTAGAAATATTTCACACTGTACCTCTTGGGTGTGTAGTTCAGGTTCTTAACCGTAATTGACAGTTTAGGTTAATTTAGAAAACTGCTAATACCATTTCTAGCATTAAAACTATGTTATATACACACTGTTCTTAAGAATTTGAGCACTTCCACTAAAGTAAAATTCTATCAGAAAATGTCTAGCTATACGCCTTCTCCTCTGAAATGTTATTCTCCAATAAACTTTTATATTGAGTAGTCTGTGCTCTGTGAGCCTGCAGGAGTAAACtggagaaaagggggtggggaacccCAACAACAAAAGGACAGTTTTAGGACTAATAATAGCATTGCCTTAATCTTTACCTAGAGTAAACTAGTTAAGATTTCTGGGATTAATATATATATTGTTGTACATCGGTTTGCCACTTGACACAACAATCTTTTCTAGCAAACTGTTCTCAATGTTTTCTTACAGGTATGCCTCAGCCCTGCTACCTGAGAAAGGAAACATCTTAACCTACTGGATCAGAATTTCTAAGCCTATCTTTAGAAAGATGTTATTTCCTATTTTGCTCCAGACTGGATTTGCAGCATACCTTGGTTCTAGACAATATAAACTACTTATAAAGGCTCTTCAGTTACCTGAACCTGGCCTAGAAATTCAGTGATTCTTAAGCAGatgtatacacaaaaataaaactgtaaaaataaccTACTATGTAAACGTGGATTTGTAATTTATCGCAGGATGTACAACTCTTGAGACCTACAAAAGGCCACATAAGGCAACAAAAGGCTGAATACCAGTAAAGGCTACCCACTTAAACGAGCGTAACTTCTCTAGTTTGCCCAATAGTATCGCTTCATTGCACTTGCTCTATTCCTTTATATTAGGCAGAGTTTGGTCTTTAACACAGACAAAAAATAACCATTAAATAGTTTATAATGAACACCTCATAAAGAATCCAAACAGTAATGAAAATGACAGGGGTTGAGAACAGCAAATGTTACGAACACTTCATTTTCCTGAGTCAGTGTTTCCATAGGTATTATTGATCCATATAATCTCAGAACATACTTATCAACCTGCCTCACAGAGGGATCAATTCCAGTCCTCCAGTATACAGGTTACTCAGGCTCAACTTGAGCTCTTCTAATGATATAGTTACATGTTTTTAAAGTCACCTCACTTATAGCCTTGGAAAGCTATATTCCTGGAAGATTGAGGCCAATTCTATCTTGGAAGTTTCCATCTAGTGTGGAACAGTTTTTGGACTCATATAGACTTCAGCCTTTCTTTTTAACTGTGATGCTAATCAAGTTAACTAGCCTCTCTGGCCTTCAATGCTCATCATTAACCTCACTCAAGATTGGTATTACATTACATGTAATTTGCCTAACAGTGACAGTATCAAGCACTCACATGGTAGCCATATTCTTCCTATCActcctggttttgtttttggaaatatCCTGGTCTTTCCTCATTTCCTAAGATACAGCATTTCAGTTTTAGACATGACCTATTGTGTTCCCCTTCCTAAGACTTCTGATCTCAGTTCTTTAAACCAttttcttttgtgacagcatCTAAATCAGTACTTTCCAAAAACCTTCTGTGGCGGTGTGTACCTGATTGACAGTTAGCTATTAGCCATTGAACACCTGAAATAATGACTAATGCAACTGAGttgtacattttaattaaatttttagccacatgtggctaaagGCTACAATATTGGACAGCACCTATCCAGACATGCACTTACTTTCCTTATGAGACAAGTCAGTCGTACCAAATTACTATGTGATATTACAGATCATATTCACAAGCATCTTAACTGTTCCTTCCAAATACAGTGACATAACTTAAGTCTTATGCtacttaaaattatatgaaagGAGAACACAGCCTGTCATCTAGGAAAGGCACCTTGGTGAAACAGGCTTTCTCCAGTGTAGctaaagattaaaatttaagtaaagttaaaaatattttacttaaatatttgaaagcaaatatttgttctttCAGCAGGcacttaaaatgtattattcCCTACCAAACTTATAAAAGAAATGTCAATTAAAAGGCAAACTATTCTTTTACAATGGATATTCTCTGGATTAGAGAATACAAGtga from the Desmodus rotundus isolate HL8 chromosome 5, HLdesRot8A.1, whole genome shotgun sequence genome contains:
- the TMEM126A gene encoding transmembrane protein 126A; protein product: MENHEPADTVKEKQIFDIITRKIHQLPEAERNLLEHGSSCVGLNAALCGLIANSLFRRVLNVTQARISAGLPMAAIPFLTAEVSYKGFVSLPLNTGDLNCETCTITRGGLVGLVFGGLYPVFLAIPVNGGLAARYASALLPEKGNILTYWIRISKPIFRKMLFPILLQTGFAAYLGSRQYKLLIKALQLPEPGLEIQ